Part of the Roseomonas sp. OT10 genome, AGGCGCCGATGACGAAGGCGAGGCTGATGGTGCGGTCCGTGTCCACGCCGAGCAGCGAGGCCATCTTGCGGTCCTGCTCCACCGCCCGCATCGCGCGACCCAGCGGCGTGCGGGTGACCAGGATGGTGAAGGCCGCGAGCACGGCGAGCGTGACCACCACGATGACGAGCTGGATCCAGGAGAGCTGCACCGCGAAGCCGTCCTGCTCGAAGATCGTGACGCCGCCCGGGACCAGCGGGTTCAGCGGCTTCACCCGCGCGCCCTGGCTGACCTGCACGAAGTTCTGCAGCACGATGGACATGCCGATCGCCGAGATCAGCGGCGCCAGGCGGAAGGAGCCGCGCAGCGGCCGGTAGGCGAGGCGCTCCACCGTCCAGCCGTAGAGGCCGGTGACCGCCATGGAGAGCAGCAGCGCCAGCAGGATCGCAGCCGATCCGTCGAACCATCCGCCGCCGCCCACCAGCAGCAGCACCGCGATCAGCATGGAGAAGGCGCCGATCATGAAGATGTCGCCATGGGCGAAGTTGATCATGCCGACGATGCCGTAGACCATCGTGTAGCCGACGGCGATCAGTCCGTAGATCATCCCCAGCGAGATGCCGTTGATGAGCTGCTGCAGGGCATAGGCCAAGCGCGCACCCCCATGGATTTCGAAGCCGCCCGCGCCCGGGCCGTTGATTCGCCGGGCGTTCCTGGCAAACGCTACGCCAGCCGCCGCCCGCGCACCATCGTCCTGGCCGTCGCGGTTTCGTGGGCCGTCACGCCCCGCGTGGTGCCGCCGCCCGCTCCAGCCGGTCGTTGATCGCCGCCCCCAGCCCCGCCGCCGGCACCGGCATCGCCGCGATTCCGCGCAGCCCGCGCCGCGCCCCCTCGGCATCCAGCGCCCGCAGCCCGGCGAAGAGCCGCGCCGCCGCTTCGACCGGGTCGCTCGTTTCCGACAGGTTCCACACTGCCCCGGCCCCGGACAGCGGGGTTCCGAAGGCCAGCAGCGCCTCCTCCGCCCCCACCGCCGTCGCGTTCAGCCGCACCGGCAGGCGCGGCGCGTAGTGGGAGAGCAGCATCCCCGGCGAGCGCAGGCTGCGCACCGCCGCCGCCGCGGCGAGGGGCAGGGGGCGCCCCACCGGGCCGATCAGCGCCTCGATGGCCTCCACCGGCACGCCGCCCGGCCGCAGCAGCACCGCGCCGGGGCCGCTGAGGTCCAGCACGCTGCTCTCCACGCCCACGGCGCAGGGACCGCCATCCAGCACCGCCGCGATCCGCCCGCCCAGCCCCTCCAGCACGTGCTCCGCCGTGGTGGGCGAGACCTCGCCCGAGCGGTTGGCCGAAGGCGCCGCCACCGGCGTCCCCGCCGCGCGCAGCAGCGCCTGGGCCAGCGGATGCGCCGGCACGCGCACCGCCAGCGTGTCCAGCCCTGCCCCGGCCAGCAGGTCGATGCGCGACTGCGCCCGGCGCGGCAGCACCAGGGTCAGCGGCCCGGGCCAGAAGCGCGCGGCCAGGGTGCGGGCGCGGTCGTCCGGCACCACTTCCGCGAAGGCCAGCTCCGCCTCCGGCAGGTGGCAGATCAGCGGGTTGAAGTGCGGCCGGCCCTTGGCGGCGAAGATCCCCGCCACCGCCCGCCCGTTCCGGGCGTCGCCGCCCAGCCCGTAGACCGTCTCCGTGGGGAAGGCGACCAACTCCCCCGCGCGCAGCAGGGCCGCGGCCTCCCCGGTCGCCTCAGGCGGCAGCCGCCGCGTCGCCGTCGCGCTCACCGCCCGGCGGCGTGCAGCCGGTCGAGCACCAGCGCGTCCGGTCCGGGCGCGGCCCGGCCCCAGGCCACGAAGGCCCCGTTCTCGAAGCCCGGCTTGCCGTAGCGCAGCGGCTGCCCGGCGGCGTCCAGCAGCCGCCCGCCCGCCGCCTCCAGCAGCGCCTGTCCGGCGGCGGTGTCCCATTCCATGGTGCGGCCGAAGCGCGGGTAGAGGTCGGCGGCGCCTTCCGCGAGGCGGCAGAACTTCACCGCCGAGCCGCAGTTCACCACCTCGGCCACCGTCCAGCCCTCCAGGAAGGGGGCGAGGCGCGGGTCGCCCATGGAATGGCGGCTGAACATCACCGTCAGCCCCTCGGCCGGCGGCACCCGCGCGGCGATGGCGCGGCGGCCGGCGGCATCCTCCTTCCAGGCGGTGCCCCCCGCGGCATCGCCGGTGGCGACGAGGCCGCCGAAGACCTCGCCGGTGGGGGGGATGGCGACGGCGCCCAGCACGGGCCGGTCGCCCTCCACCAGCCCGATGCAGACGGCGAAGCTGTCCCGCCCGGCGGCGAATTCACGGGTGCCGTCCAGCGGATCGACCAGCCAGTAGCGGTGGGCCAGGCGGGTCACCACCCCGGCGCAGACCTCCTCCTCCGCCACCACCGGGATGTCGGGGGTGGCGGCGCGCAGCCCCTCGACGATCAGCGCCTCGGCCACGCGGTCGGCCTCCGTCACCGGGGAGGCATCGGACTTGCGCTCCACCGCGAAGCCGGCGGCGCGGATGGCGTTGATGGCGTCGGCGGCCCGCCGGGCGAGGCTGGCGGCGAGCTCCAGCAGTTCAGGATCGGTCATCACGCCCAGAGGGATAGCCCGGCCGGCGGGCGGCAGGCCATGGGGGTTTCACGTCCGCCCCCTCCTTCCCTGCCGCCGTCACCCTGGCCAGCCTTCGCCCGGGTGCTTAAGGATGCGCCCATCGCGTCGCCGAAAGCACGGATGCCCAGCATGCTCGATATCGCCTTCGCCAAGCCCGTCCTCCCCGAAAGCGGCGGCCTCGCCCTGCTCCTGGCGGAGGAGGATCTGGGCGAGGGGGCCTGGCACGAGTGGGACCGCGCCCTGGGCGGGGCCGTCGCCCGGGGCATCGCGGCCGCCGAGTTCAAGGCGCGCAAGGGGGCCACCGTCACCCTGCTCGCCCCCGGCCACGGGCTGAGCCGCATCGTCCTGGTCGGGCTGGGCAAGCGCGCCGAGCTGAACGCGCCGGGCATCGAGGCGGCGGGCGGCGCCGCCGCGGCGGCGCTCGCGGCCGAGGGCATCGCGGCGCTGGACGCCCGGGCGGTGGGCGGCTGGGCTGGCGGGGCGGGGGATGCGGCGCTGGGCGCCACGCTGCGGATGTACCGCTTCGACAAGTACCGCACGACCGAGAAGGCCGAGGACAGGCCGCGCCTGACCGCGCTGAAGGTCCTGTGCGACGACCCGGGCACGGCGAAGGAGGGCTGGGCCGCGCGCCGGGCGGTGGCGGAGGGCGTCTTCCTCGCGCGCGACCTGTCGAGCGAGCCGCCCAACGTCCTCTACCCCGAGGAGTTCGCCGACCGGCTGGAGAAGCTGGAGAAGCTCGGCGTCGACGTGGAGGTGCTGGGCCCCAAGGACATGCGCAAGCTGGGCTTCGGCGCCCTGCTCGGCGTCGCCCAGGGCTCGGAGCGCGAGCCGCGCATGGTGGTGATGCGCTGGAACGGCACGGGGCAGAAGAAGGGCAGCCGCCCGCTGTGCTTCGTGGGCAAGGGCGTGACCTTCGACACGGGCGGCATCTCCATCAAGCCGGCGGGCGGGATGGAGGACATGAAGTGGGACATGGCCGGCGCCGGCACCGTCGCCGGGCTGATGGCCGCGCTCGCCGGGCGCAAGGCGAAGGCGGACGTGGTCGGGTTGGTCGGGCTGGTCGAGAACATGCCCTCCGGCACGGCGCAGCGGCCGGGCGACGTGGTGACCACCGCCTCCGGCCAGACGGTGGAGGTGATCAACACCGACGCGGAGGGCCGGCTCGTCCTGGCCGACGTGCTCTGGTACGCCAAGAAGCGCTTCGACCCGGTCTTCATGGTGGATCTGGCGACGCTGACCGGCGCCATCATCGTGGCGCTGGGCAACGAGCATG contains:
- a CDS encoding ABC transporter permease subunit; protein product: MAYALQQLINGISLGMIYGLIAVGYTMVYGIVGMINFAHGDIFMIGAFSMLIAVLLLVGGGGWFDGSAAILLALLLSMAVTGLYGWTVERLAYRPLRGSFRLAPLISAIGMSIVLQNFVQVSQGARVKPLNPLVPGGVTIFEQDGFAVQLSWIQLVIVVVTLAVLAAFTILVTRTPLGRAMRAVEQDRKMASLLGVDTDRTISLAFVIGASLAAVAGGMYLIRYGVIDFYIGFLAGVKAFTAAVLGGIGSLPGAVLGGLLIGLIETFWSAYFSVQYKDVAAFSILILTLIFLPTGLLGRQEVEKV
- a CDS encoding L-threonylcarbamoyladenylate synthase; amino-acid sequence: MSATATRRLPPEATGEAAALLRAGELVAFPTETVYGLGGDARNGRAVAGIFAAKGRPHFNPLICHLPEAELAFAEVVPDDRARTLAARFWPGPLTLVLPRRAQSRIDLLAGAGLDTLAVRVPAHPLAQALLRAAGTPVAAPSANRSGEVSPTTAEHVLEGLGGRIAAVLDGGPCAVGVESSVLDLSGPGAVLLRPGGVPVEAIEALIGPVGRPLPLAAAAAVRSLRSPGMLLSHYAPRLPVRLNATAVGAEEALLAFGTPLSGAGAVWNLSETSDPVEAAARLFAGLRALDAEGARRGLRGIAAMPVPAAGLGAAINDRLERAAAPRGA
- the cysQ gene encoding 3'(2'),5'-bisphosphate nucleotidase CysQ translates to MTDPELLELAASLARRAADAINAIRAAGFAVERKSDASPVTEADRVAEALIVEGLRAATPDIPVVAEEEVCAGVVTRLAHRYWLVDPLDGTREFAAGRDSFAVCIGLVEGDRPVLGAVAIPPTGEVFGGLVATGDAAGGTAWKEDAAGRRAIAARVPPAEGLTVMFSRHSMGDPRLAPFLEGWTVAEVVNCGSAVKFCRLAEGAADLYPRFGRTMEWDTAAGQALLEAAGGRLLDAAGQPLRYGKPGFENGAFVAWGRAAPGPDALVLDRLHAAGR
- a CDS encoding leucyl aminopeptidase, yielding MLDIAFAKPVLPESGGLALLLAEEDLGEGAWHEWDRALGGAVARGIAAAEFKARKGATVTLLAPGHGLSRIVLVGLGKRAELNAPGIEAAGGAAAAALAAEGIAALDARAVGGWAGGAGDAALGATLRMYRFDKYRTTEKAEDRPRLTALKVLCDDPGTAKEGWAARRAVAEGVFLARDLSSEPPNVLYPEEFADRLEKLEKLGVDVEVLGPKDMRKLGFGALLGVAQGSEREPRMVVMRWNGTGQKKGSRPLCFVGKGVTFDTGGISIKPAGGMEDMKWDMAGAGTVAGLMAALAGRKAKADVVGLVGLVENMPSGTAQRPGDVVTTASGQTVEVINTDAEGRLVLADVLWYAKKRFDPVFMVDLATLTGAIIVALGNEHAGLFSNDDALAQRIEASGKAVGELVWRMPLGEAYDKQIRSDIADMKNVGGRPGGSITAAQFIQRFVDGCPWAHLDVAGTVWSSKDQPTTPKGATAWGVRLLDRLVAEHHEGQPAPLPPVRPAAEPEAAVSGAASSPALLSEGEPAPVVTAMPEPASEPAPAVAGAAPSRAPVRRPRKR